One window of Sinorhizobium numidicum genomic DNA carries:
- a CDS encoding DUF1192 domain-containing protein yields MSLFDDDQPRKKTTHEIGSDLSLLSVDELTARIALLTEEIARLEEERARKSASRSAAENLFR; encoded by the coding sequence ATGAGTCTGTTCGACGATGACCAGCCACGTAAGAAGACGACCCACGAAATCGGCAGCGACCTGTCGCTGCTCTCGGTGGATGAACTGACCGCTCGCATCGCGCTCTTGACCGAGGAAATCGCGAGACTGGAGGAGGAACGCGCCCGCAAATCGGCCAGCCGCTCGGCCGCCGAAAATCTCTTTCGTTAG
- a CDS encoding DUF1465 family protein, with protein MSERGLNTVSFAGHAASSTQFKALYAEGMGLVEETASYLDGPGRAASKVLPRMASVLYAAESMRLTTRLMQMASWLLLQRAVNNGEMSRDQVLSEKSKVRLDSFNVDRTAPGWDALPEAFRDLIERSLRLQNRVALLDREIYRPQEATAFVPDNQNGVKAQIKLLQTAFGAN; from the coding sequence ATGTCCGAGAGAGGATTGAATACCGTCAGTTTCGCGGGGCATGCTGCGTCCTCGACGCAGTTCAAGGCGCTCTATGCGGAAGGCATGGGCCTGGTCGAGGAAACGGCGAGCTATCTCGACGGCCCGGGCCGTGCGGCCTCGAAGGTTCTGCCGCGGATGGCCTCTGTGCTTTATGCGGCCGAGTCGATGCGCCTCACCACGCGACTGATGCAGATGGCCTCCTGGCTGCTTCTCCAACGCGCGGTCAACAACGGCGAAATGAGCCGCGATCAGGTCCTGTCGGAGAAGAGCAAGGTTCGCCTCGACAGCTTCAATGTCGATCGCACCGCTCCCGGCTGGGATGCTCTCCCGGAAGCGTTTCGGGATCTGATCGAACGTTCTCTTCGCCTGCAAAACCGCGTCGCCCTGCTCGATCGGGAGATTTACCGGCCGCAGGAAGCAACGGCCTTCGTCCCGGATAACCAGAATGGCGTCAAGGCCCAGATCAAGCTGCTGCAGACCGCCTTTGGCGCCAACTGA
- the rpmE gene encoding 50S ribosomal protein L31, translating to MKADIHPDYHMIKVVMTDGTEYETRSTWGSEGATMNLEIDPKSHPAWTGGNQQLVDRGGRVSKFKKRFEGLGL from the coding sequence ATGAAGGCAGACATCCATCCCGACTACCACATGATCAAGGTGGTCATGACAGACGGCACCGAATACGAAACCCGTTCGACCTGGGGTTCGGAAGGCGCTACGATGAACCTGGAAATCGATCCCAAGTCGCATCCGGCCTGGACTGGCGGCAACCAGCAGCTCGTCGACCGCGGCGGCCGCGTTTCCAAGTTCAAGAAGCGTTTCGAAGGTCTCGGCCTCTGA
- a CDS encoding ABC transporter transmembrane domain-containing protein gives MPRQENQPPARKSIRPLASVLPYLARYRHLAIGAAISLTVAAVTTLTLPMAVRRMIDHGFSNSDSGFINTYFSMLMVLAIVLALASAARYFFVISLGERIVADLRRDVFAHVTRLSASFFDVNQSGEIVSRLTADTTQIKSAVGATASVALRNIILCLGAIGMMVYTSPKLSSLVLAAIPLIVFPLVGFGRSVRRRSREAQDTLAAASAYAGEAIAASRTVQAFNGEEIANARFGKAVESAYSAARAATKARSVLTGFAITMVFGSVVAVLWFGARDVLSGTLSAGTLSQFLLYSVFAAGSLGALSEVWGELSQAAGAAERLNELLTEVPHIQAPAHPLAMPVPARGAIEFADVHFAYPARPDYKSLKGLSFAIKPGETVAIVGPSGAGKSTVFSMLVRYYDPMKGVVTVDGMDARSVDPKDLRDRIAIVPQDVTIFAASVHENIAFGAPQASRESVGAAAVAAQAAEFIAKLHRGYDTLVGERGVTLSGGQRQRIAIARAILKDAPILLLDEATSALDAESETLVQTALDGLMRERTTLVIAHRLATVLKADRILVMDHGRIVEEGTHASLIRQGGLYARLARLQFDHGAEALFVASRT, from the coding sequence GTGCCGAGACAAGAGAACCAACCGCCAGCGCGCAAATCCATTCGCCCGCTTGCATCCGTGCTGCCCTATCTGGCGCGATACCGCCACCTGGCGATTGGCGCCGCGATCTCACTGACGGTTGCGGCAGTCACGACGCTGACGCTGCCGATGGCGGTGCGCCGGATGATCGACCATGGCTTCTCCAATTCCGATTCCGGCTTCATCAACACCTACTTCTCCATGCTGATGGTCCTGGCGATCGTTCTCGCGCTTGCCAGCGCCGCCCGCTACTTTTTCGTCATCTCGCTCGGCGAGCGCATCGTCGCCGATCTCCGGCGCGACGTCTTCGCTCACGTCACACGGCTTTCCGCCTCCTTCTTCGACGTCAACCAGTCCGGCGAGATCGTCTCGCGGCTTACCGCCGATACGACGCAGATCAAATCGGCGGTCGGAGCGACCGCGTCGGTGGCTTTGCGCAATATAATCCTCTGTCTCGGCGCGATCGGGATGATGGTCTATACCAGCCCGAAACTCTCGAGCCTGGTGCTCGCCGCCATCCCGCTCATCGTCTTTCCGCTCGTAGGCTTCGGCCGTTCGGTGCGCCGGCGCTCCCGTGAGGCCCAGGATACGCTCGCCGCCGCGTCTGCCTATGCGGGCGAGGCGATCGCAGCCTCCCGCACGGTGCAGGCTTTCAATGGCGAGGAAATTGCCAACGCGCGTTTCGGCAAGGCGGTCGAGAGTGCCTACAGCGCCGCGCGCGCCGCGACCAAGGCACGGTCGGTTCTGACCGGTTTCGCCATCACCATGGTCTTCGGCAGCGTCGTCGCCGTGCTCTGGTTCGGCGCGCGGGATGTGCTCTCCGGAACGCTGTCCGCGGGCACGCTCAGCCAGTTCCTGCTTTATTCGGTCTTTGCCGCCGGCAGCCTCGGAGCGCTCTCGGAAGTCTGGGGCGAGCTCTCGCAGGCAGCAGGTGCCGCCGAACGCCTGAACGAATTGCTGACCGAAGTCCCGCACATACAGGCACCCGCGCATCCTCTCGCCATGCCCGTGCCGGCCCGGGGCGCGATCGAGTTTGCCGACGTCCATTTCGCCTATCCCGCCCGTCCGGACTATAAGAGCCTCAAGGGCCTGAGCTTTGCGATCAAGCCCGGGGAGACCGTCGCGATCGTCGGCCCTTCCGGTGCTGGAAAGAGCACCGTCTTTTCGATGCTCGTGCGCTACTATGATCCGATGAAGGGTGTCGTCACGGTTGACGGAATGGACGCCCGCTCTGTCGATCCCAAGGATCTGCGCGACCGCATAGCCATCGTGCCGCAGGACGTAACCATCTTTGCCGCTTCCGTCCACGAAAACATCGCCTTCGGCGCACCGCAGGCAAGCCGCGAATCCGTGGGCGCAGCCGCCGTTGCCGCGCAAGCCGCGGAATTCATCGCGAAGCTGCACCGGGGCTACGATACCTTGGTCGGCGAGCGCGGCGTGACGCTTTCCGGCGGCCAGCGACAGCGCATCGCAATTGCGCGGGCGATCCTGAAAGACGCTCCGATCCTGCTTCTTGACGAGGCGACATCGGCTCTCGACGCCGAGAGCGAGACACTGGTGCAGACAGCGCTGGACGGGTTGATGCGGGAGCGAACCACGCTGGTCATTGCCCATCGACTTGCGACCGTGCTCAAGGCGGACCGAATTCTGGTGATGGATCATGGCCGCATTGTCGAAGAAGGGACCCACGCTTCGCTGATACGGCAGGGCGGTCTTTACGCAAGACTCGCCCGGCTGCAGTTCGATCACGGTGCCGAAGCGCTGTTCGTCGCCTCCCGAACATAG
- a CDS encoding Bug family tripartite tricarboxylate transporter substrate binding protein — translation MPFLSLTRRAAIAFGFAALSALTAGAPVQAQAFPDRTITLVVPFAAGGSTDVVARIIAQKMSEDLGQQVIVQNVAGAGGNLGAANVARADPDGYTILMATVATHALNPLILKTKPYDPEKDFAPISLLVIVPNVLVVNPELPAKNVGELLALLKAAPDQYSYASSGNGTPLHLSGELFKKMAGVEMQHIPYKGSGPALNDVIGNQVPIMFDNLPSSSGHIKAGTLRALAVTTAERAPSFPDVPTIAESGIPGYETYTWNALFAPANTPQPVIARLNEAAKKALADPAVQKRMDEFSAKIVGSTPEELAAHVKAELAKWTPVVRDANVQMD, via the coding sequence ATGCCGTTTCTGAGCTTGACCCGCCGTGCCGCCATCGCCTTCGGCTTCGCCGCACTCTCCGCACTGACCGCTGGGGCGCCGGTACAGGCGCAAGCCTTCCCGGACCGGACGATAACGCTGGTCGTCCCCTTCGCTGCCGGCGGCTCGACCGACGTCGTAGCCAGGATCATCGCGCAGAAGATGTCCGAAGATCTCGGGCAGCAAGTCATCGTCCAGAATGTCGCCGGTGCCGGCGGAAATCTTGGCGCGGCCAATGTCGCGCGTGCCGACCCGGATGGCTATACGATCCTCATGGCTACGGTCGCGACGCACGCGCTCAATCCGCTGATCCTGAAGACCAAGCCCTATGACCCCGAGAAGGATTTCGCGCCCATATCGCTTCTCGTCATCGTTCCGAACGTGCTCGTCGTCAACCCGGAGCTGCCTGCCAAGAACGTGGGAGAATTGCTGGCACTGCTGAAGGCAGCGCCAGACCAGTACAGCTACGCCTCGTCCGGCAACGGAACGCCGCTCCACCTTTCCGGCGAGCTCTTCAAGAAAATGGCTGGCGTCGAAATGCAGCACATTCCCTATAAGGGTTCCGGCCCGGCGCTGAACGACGTCATCGGCAATCAGGTGCCGATCATGTTCGACAACCTGCCCTCCTCATCGGGGCATATCAAGGCCGGCACCCTCAGGGCGCTCGCCGTTACGACCGCAGAACGTGCTCCCTCCTTCCCCGACGTGCCGACCATCGCCGAGTCGGGCATTCCCGGCTATGAGACCTATACCTGGAACGCGCTTTTCGCCCCAGCCAATACGCCTCAGCCGGTGATCGCCCGGCTGAACGAAGCCGCAAAGAAGGCGCTTGCCGATCCTGCGGTGCAAAAGCGGATGGACGAATTCAGCGCCAAGATCGTCGGCTCGACGCCCGAGGAGCTCGCCGCCCACGTGAAGGCGGAACTTGCGAAATGGACCCCGGTCGTGCGTGACGCGAACGTCCAAATGGACTGA
- a CDS encoding peptidoglycan -binding protein: MALARRGRNPRTINYWPGFVDALSTLLMAIMFLLSVFVLAQFLLGREITGKDEVLNRLNSQINELTQLLALEKSGKQDLEDSLANLQASLAQSEGERSRLQSLLDEGAGSSEAANQKIGRLGSQLEAEQQVSARAMSQIELLNQQIAALRSQIAAIEGALQASEAKDEASQAKIADLGRRLNVALAQRVQELNRYRSDFFGRLREILSDRENIRIVGDRFVFQSEVLFSSGSSDLNPEGQAEMTKLAAALLDLAKEIPAEINWVLRVDGHTDNVPLSGAGRFKDNWELSSARATSVVKFLMSKGVPADRLVAAGFGEYQAIAEGESLEARAQNRRIELKLTEK, translated from the coding sequence ATGGCGCTCGCCCGAAGAGGCCGTAATCCGCGGACGATCAATTATTGGCCGGGGTTCGTCGATGCCCTTTCGACCTTGCTCATGGCCATCATGTTCCTGCTCAGCGTCTTCGTCCTGGCGCAGTTCCTGCTTGGCAGAGAGATCACCGGCAAGGACGAGGTGCTGAACCGGCTGAACAGCCAGATCAACGAACTCACGCAGCTTCTTGCGCTCGAAAAGAGCGGCAAGCAGGACCTCGAGGATTCGCTGGCGAACCTCCAGGCATCGCTTGCCCAGTCGGAAGGCGAGCGGTCGCGCCTGCAGTCACTGCTCGATGAGGGGGCCGGCAGCAGCGAAGCTGCCAATCAGAAGATCGGTCGCCTGGGATCGCAACTGGAGGCCGAGCAGCAGGTCAGCGCCCGCGCGATGAGCCAGATCGAGTTGCTGAACCAGCAGATCGCGGCATTGCGCAGCCAGATCGCGGCCATCGAGGGTGCACTTCAGGCTTCGGAGGCCAAGGACGAGGCCTCGCAGGCCAAGATTGCCGATCTCGGTCGGCGCCTGAACGTAGCGCTCGCCCAACGCGTGCAGGAACTCAACCGTTACCGTTCCGACTTCTTCGGGCGGCTGAGAGAAATCCTCTCGGATCGCGAAAACATCCGTATCGTCGGCGATCGTTTCGTCTTCCAGTCGGAAGTGCTCTTTTCTTCGGGCAGCAGTGATCTCAATCCCGAAGGACAGGCGGAAATGACGAAACTCGCCGCCGCGCTTCTCGACCTCGCCAAGGAAATCCCCGCCGAAATCAACTGGGTGCTGCGCGTCGACGGCCACACGGACAACGTGCCGCTCTCCGGAGCCGGGCGCTTTAAAGATAACTGGGAACTGTCTTCGGCCCGCGCCACATCGGTCGTCAAGTTCCTGATGTCCAAGGGCGTTCCGGCCGATCGCCTGGTGGCGGCAGGCTTTGGGGAGTATCAGGCCATTGCCGAGGGGGAGAGCCTGGAGGCTCGCGCTCAGAACCGCCGCATCGAGCTCAAACTTACGGAGAAATAG
- a CDS encoding MotA/TolQ/ExbB proton channel family protein, with product MTKLNLSGWRGREGAEEDYNPHKLSSPMPYFWTMVIFLIIVGFVAAILFRQARDAFAGNPGLNGLILGVMLIGILLAFNHVLGLRPEVRWFNSFRAAGSADKVGREPVLLAPMRSLIGGRHTTGISTIALRSILDSIATRLDESRDITRYLAGLLVFLGLLGTFWGLLGTIGSINTVIQSLDAGAGSTEDLLGSLKSGLSAPLTGMGTAFSASLFGLSGSLIIGFLDLQAGRAQNRFYTELENWLSSVTDVGSGLSIETPDGAPVEELRRLTDQLSRLSQDGGVNQRTTAAMASLAEGIQGLVKNMRGEQQMLRDWIEAQQEEAKSMRKTLDKLASRIGQADRIAVHSERAASQAKLSHADESGGE from the coding sequence ATGACGAAACTGAATCTGTCCGGATGGCGCGGTCGGGAGGGCGCGGAGGAAGACTACAATCCGCACAAGCTTTCAAGCCCCATGCCCTATTTCTGGACGATGGTCATCTTTCTGATCATCGTCGGGTTCGTCGCTGCGATCCTCTTCCGCCAGGCGCGCGACGCCTTCGCCGGCAATCCCGGCCTCAATGGGCTGATCCTCGGCGTTATGCTGATCGGCATCCTTCTCGCATTCAACCATGTGCTGGGCTTAAGACCCGAGGTCCGCTGGTTCAATTCCTTCCGTGCTGCCGGAAGCGCCGACAAGGTCGGACGCGAGCCGGTCCTTCTCGCTCCGATGCGGTCTCTGATCGGCGGCCGCCACACGACCGGGATCTCGACGATCGCGCTCAGGTCCATTCTCGACTCCATTGCCACACGGCTTGACGAGTCGCGCGACATCACGCGCTACCTTGCCGGTCTTCTCGTCTTTCTCGGTCTGCTTGGCACCTTCTGGGGTCTGCTCGGCACGATCGGCTCCATCAACACCGTCATCCAGTCACTGGACGCAGGCGCCGGCAGCACAGAGGATCTCCTGGGCTCTCTGAAGAGCGGCCTGTCCGCGCCGCTGACCGGTATGGGGACGGCTTTTTCCGCCTCGCTGTTTGGCCTTTCCGGTTCGTTGATCATCGGGTTCCTTGATCTGCAGGCCGGTCGCGCGCAAAACCGGTTCTATACCGAGCTTGAAAACTGGCTCTCTTCGGTGACCGATGTCGGGTCCGGCTTGTCTATCGAGACGCCGGACGGTGCGCCGGTCGAGGAATTGCGTCGGCTTACGGATCAGCTCAGCCGTCTTTCTCAGGACGGCGGCGTGAACCAGCGCACGACCGCGGCGATGGCCAGTCTCGCCGAAGGCATCCAGGGTCTCGTCAAGAACATGCGCGGCGAGCAGCAGATGTTGCGCGATTGGATCGAAGCGCAACAGGAGGAGGCGAAATCGATGCGCAAGACGCTCGACAAGCTTGCATCACGCATCGGGCAAGCCGATCGGATCGCTGTGCACAGCGAGAGAGCCGCGTCGCAGGCAAAGCTCAGCCATGCTGACGAGAGCGGGGGTGAATGA
- a CDS encoding inositol monophosphatase family protein yields MARSALLNVMVQAAFKAGKSLARDFGEVQNLQVSLKGPSDYVSQADRKAERIIREELLKARPTYGFLGEEGEEIKGTDGAHRWIVDPLDGTTNFLHGIPHFAVSIALERQGEIVGAVVFNPATDELYTAEKGGGAFLNDRRLRVGARKSLSDAVIGTGTPHLGRGHHGKYLIELRHVMGEVAGVRRFGSAALDLAYVAAGRFDGFWEHDLAAWDIAAGVLLIREAGGWAMDIEGGNRPVDSGSIVCGNEYIAKALNEVLHRPVPVK; encoded by the coding sequence ATGGCTCGTTCCGCCCTTCTCAATGTCATGGTTCAGGCCGCCTTCAAGGCCGGCAAATCGCTGGCGCGCGACTTCGGAGAAGTGCAGAACCTGCAGGTTTCGCTGAAGGGGCCGAGCGACTACGTCTCGCAGGCCGACCGCAAGGCGGAACGGATCATCCGCGAAGAACTGCTCAAAGCACGCCCAACCTATGGCTTCCTCGGCGAAGAAGGCGAGGAAATCAAGGGAACCGACGGCGCCCATCGCTGGATCGTCGATCCGCTGGACGGCACCACCAATTTCCTCCACGGCATCCCGCATTTTGCCGTGTCGATCGCGCTGGAGCGTCAGGGCGAAATCGTCGGCGCAGTGGTCTTTAATCCCGCGACAGATGAGCTCTACACCGCTGAGAAGGGTGGCGGCGCTTTCCTTAATGACCGCCGCCTACGCGTCGGTGCCCGCAAAAGCCTCTCGGATGCGGTCATCGGTACCGGCACGCCTCATCTTGGCCGCGGCCATCACGGCAAATATCTGATTGAACTTCGTCACGTGATGGGCGAAGTCGCCGGTGTCCGCCGTTTCGGCTCCGCCGCGCTCGATCTGGCCTATGTGGCTGCCGGCCGTTTCGACGGCTTCTGGGAGCACGACCTTGCCGCCTGGGATATTGCTGCCGGGGTTCTGCTCATTCGCGAAGCCGGCGGTTGGGCGATGGACATCGAAGGCGGCAATAGGCCGGTGGACAGCGGTTCGATCGTCTGCGGCAACGAATATATCGCCAAGGCGCTGAACGAAGTGCTCCACCGCCCCGTTCCGGTAAAGTAA
- a CDS encoding tetratricopeptide repeat protein, producing MLSRFLSKSCRAAALAAAIALAAMPARAQQPAPAQPVDEGSVPKRGRITPFNGAVLPEGEEQKAGGAAAKPKSGGGGKPSEGVNVIDRMGAELPALPAEKPFTGKVDDAYGAFQRGYYLTAMDLALPRAQLGDPAAQTLVASILEQGLGVVRNAKEAAFWYGQAANSGDPAAMFKYALILMEGRYVKRDRKKSEELMKKAADLGNASAQFNYGQTLVADMPGERGLKAAMPYYEKSAEQGIADAQYALSQIYLNVDGIDDGKRARAREWLLRAARAGYDTAQLDMAIWLIEGIAGDRNLEEGFAWMKRAADGGNVVAQNRLSHLYVNAIGTRPDPIEAAKWYVLSRRAGLKDDALEDFYLGLNDAQQKSALAAANKFRSS from the coding sequence ATGTTGAGCCGTTTTCTCTCGAAATCCTGCCGGGCCGCAGCCCTTGCCGCCGCCATCGCCCTCGCCGCGATGCCGGCCCGGGCTCAGCAACCGGCTCCCGCCCAGCCCGTGGACGAGGGAAGCGTGCCGAAACGCGGACGGATCACGCCGTTCAACGGCGCGGTACTGCCGGAAGGTGAGGAGCAGAAAGCTGGCGGCGCAGCGGCGAAGCCGAAGTCCGGCGGTGGCGGCAAGCCATCGGAGGGCGTCAACGTCATCGATCGCATGGGCGCCGAATTACCCGCGCTTCCGGCGGAAAAACCGTTCACCGGCAAGGTGGATGACGCCTATGGCGCCTTCCAGCGGGGCTATTATCTGACGGCGATGGATCTCGCTCTGCCGCGCGCCCAACTCGGCGATCCGGCGGCGCAGACGCTTGTCGCCTCCATCCTCGAGCAGGGGCTCGGCGTGGTGCGCAACGCCAAAGAGGCCGCCTTCTGGTACGGTCAGGCGGCGAACAGCGGCGATCCTGCCGCCATGTTCAAATACGCGCTGATCCTGATGGAAGGGCGCTATGTCAAGCGCGACAGGAAGAAATCCGAAGAGCTGATGAAGAAGGCCGCTGACCTCGGCAATGCTTCCGCCCAGTTCAATTACGGGCAAACGCTCGTCGCCGACATGCCCGGCGAAAGGGGTTTGAAGGCAGCGATGCCCTATTACGAGAAATCCGCCGAACAGGGCATCGCCGACGCGCAATATGCCCTTTCGCAAATCTACCTCAATGTCGACGGCATCGATGACGGCAAGCGTGCGCGTGCGCGCGAATGGCTGCTCAGGGCAGCCCGGGCCGGCTACGACACCGCGCAGCTCGACATGGCGATCTGGCTGATCGAGGGAATCGCCGGCGACCGCAATCTCGAAGAGGGCTTTGCTTGGATGAAGCGTGCGGCGGACGGCGGCAATGTCGTTGCGCAGAACCGGCTCTCACATCTTTACGTCAACGCAATCGGCACGCGGCCAGATCCGATAGAGGCGGCGAAGTGGTACGTTCTCTCCCGCCGGGCAGGGCTCAAGGACGATGCGCTCGAGGATTTTTATCTCGGCCTCAACGATGCGCAGCAAAAATCGGCACTCGCGGCTGCGAACAAGTTTCGCTCGTCCTGA
- a CDS encoding thiamine phosphate synthase, with translation MSNTEKRCRLVLVAPDMPDVAERSKVLDDALKGGDVASVILPQYGLSDAEFQKHAEALVPVIQKAGAAALIEGDTRVAGRAKADGLHIAGGADVLGEAIEKHTPKLIVGGGNASDRHHALAIGELRPDYVFFGRTDGDIKPEAHPKNLALAEWWASMIEIPCVVMGGTDPQSALAVAETGAEFVALRLAVFGEPSQAPSVVAAVNALLDEKAPRFED, from the coding sequence ATGAGCAATACAGAAAAGCGCTGCCGCCTCGTGCTGGTCGCACCCGATATGCCGGATGTCGCCGAACGTTCGAAGGTTCTCGACGATGCACTGAAGGGCGGCGATGTCGCCTCCGTCATCCTGCCGCAGTACGGTCTCAGTGATGCTGAATTTCAGAAGCATGCCGAAGCGCTCGTGCCGGTTATTCAGAAGGCAGGCGCCGCTGCCCTCATCGAAGGCGACACGCGGGTCGCCGGCCGCGCCAAGGCGGATGGTCTGCACATCGCCGGGGGAGCGGATGTGCTTGGCGAGGCGATCGAGAAGCACACGCCGAAGCTGATCGTCGGCGGCGGTAACGCCTCCGACCGGCATCATGCCTTGGCAATCGGCGAACTCAGGCCGGATTACGTCTTCTTCGGCCGCACCGATGGCGACATAAAGCCGGAGGCGCATCCGAAAAATCTGGCGCTCGCCGAATGGTGGGCGTCGATGATCGAGATTCCGTGCGTGGTCATGGGCGGCACCGATCCGCAATCGGCGCTTGCGGTTGCCGAAACCGGTGCCGAGTTCGTGGCGCTCCGGCTTGCCGTCTTCGGCGAGCCGTCCCAGGCGCCGTCGGTCGTTGCCGCGGTCAACGCATTGCTTGACGAAAAAGCGCCACGGTTTGAAGATTAA
- a CDS encoding sulfite exporter TauE/SafE family protein, producing the protein MLPDLDFYLVAVPAVLLVGLSKGGMGEALSLMGVPILSMAVSPVQAAALLLPILIAMDVVSLWIWRKHGDRTTLVMLLPGAIAGIAIGWATSAYVPRDALRLIIGLITVVFVLRYVYTVWRSRSGAAIPPKTQRPGPAALWGCFAGYGSFVAHAGGPPFQIYALPLKLAPREYTGTIVRFFAVLNAVKLIPYFALGQLDASNLTTSATLFPLAMVATACGAWTVRRMKPQVFYPFMYTMAFFAGSKLVWDGLATLLASS; encoded by the coding sequence ATGCTTCCCGATCTCGACTTCTATCTCGTCGCCGTACCGGCAGTCCTGCTCGTTGGCCTCAGCAAGGGAGGCATGGGAGAAGCCCTGTCGCTGATGGGTGTTCCAATCCTGTCGATGGCGGTCTCGCCCGTCCAGGCCGCAGCGCTGCTTCTGCCCATCCTCATCGCCATGGATGTCGTCTCCTTATGGATCTGGCGCAAGCATGGCGACCGCACGACGCTCGTCATGCTGCTGCCCGGCGCGATCGCCGGAATCGCCATCGGCTGGGCGACGTCGGCCTATGTGCCGCGCGATGCGCTGAGGCTGATCATCGGCCTCATCACCGTCGTTTTCGTGTTGCGCTATGTCTACACCGTCTGGCGCAGTCGCAGCGGCGCCGCGATCCCTCCCAAGACGCAGCGGCCCGGCCCAGCCGCGCTCTGGGGCTGCTTTGCCGGCTACGGCAGCTTCGTTGCCCACGCCGGTGGCCCTCCCTTTCAGATCTATGCCCTGCCGCTGAAGCTCGCTCCGCGCGAATATACCGGCACGATCGTCCGCTTCTTCGCGGTCCTCAACGCAGTGAAGCTCATCCCTTATTTCGCGCTCGGACAACTCGACGCCAGCAACCTGACGACATCCGCGACTCTCTTTCCGCTGGCGATGGTGGCCACCGCCTGCGGCGCGTGGACCGTGCGAAGGATGAAGCCTCAGGTCTTCTATCCCTTCATGTACACGATGGCCTTCTTTGCCGGATCGAAACTCGTCTGGGATGGGCTCGCAACCCTGCTGGCGAGCAGCTAG
- a CDS encoding ArsR/SmtB family transcription factor produces the protein MSIADPFDAIADPNRRHLLEELRRAPKTVNELAEGLPISRPAVSQHLKALLDCNLVSVSSSGTRRIYAIHKPGFDRLNLWLDQFWS, from the coding sequence ATGAGCATCGCGGACCCATTCGACGCCATCGCGGATCCGAACCGGCGCCACCTGCTGGAAGAACTGCGGCGCGCGCCGAAGACCGTCAACGAACTCGCCGAAGGGCTGCCGATCAGCCGGCCGGCCGTATCGCAGCATCTGAAGGCACTGCTCGACTGCAATCTCGTGTCGGTATCTTCGAGCGGCACACGGCGGATCTACGCGATCCACAAGCCGGGCTTCGACCGGCTGAACCTGTGGCTGGATCAGTTCTGGTCGTGA
- a CDS encoding YdcH family protein, with protein MTIEAHLATLEKKHGALEQELHAALNSPSCEDELISELKRRKLRIKDEIERLRSSTH; from the coding sequence ATGACCATTGAGGCTCATCTTGCAACGCTTGAGAAGAAACATGGCGCTCTGGAACAGGAGCTTCACGCAGCTCTCAACTCCCCCTCCTGCGAGGACGAGTTGATCAGCGAGCTCAAGCGTAGGAAGTTGCGCATCAAGGACGAAATCGAAAGACTCCGTTCCTCGACACACTAA
- a CDS encoding YdcH family protein: MPDQDQAELRLTIARLRQEHEDYDVAINAMIQTGCDALRIQRMKKKKLAIKDKITKIEDQIIPDIIA, from the coding sequence ATGCCGGACCAGGACCAGGCCGAACTCAGACTCACCATTGCGCGCCTGAGGCAGGAACATGAAGATTACGACGTTGCCATCAACGCCATGATCCAGACCGGCTGCGACGCCCTGCGTATCCAGCGCATGAAAAAGAAGAAGCTGGCAATCAAGGACAAGATCACCAAGATCGAAGACCAGATCATTCCCGATATCATCGCCTGA
- the purE gene encoding 5-(carboxyamino)imidazole ribonucleotide mutase produces the protein MGSQSDWETMKNAADTLEALDIAYEARIVSAHRTPDRLASFAKGARDEGFKVIIAGAGGAAHLPGMCAAMTPLPVFGVPVQSKALSGQDSLLSIVQMPAGIPVGTLAIGKAGAVNAALLAAAVLALSDEDLADRLDDWREQQTVSVAEYPVDEA, from the coding sequence ATGGGAAGCCAGTCGGACTGGGAAACGATGAAGAATGCGGCCGATACGCTCGAGGCACTCGACATCGCTTATGAGGCCCGCATCGTTTCCGCCCATCGCACGCCGGATCGTTTGGCCAGCTTCGCCAAAGGTGCCCGCGACGAAGGCTTCAAGGTGATTATCGCCGGCGCCGGCGGTGCGGCGCATCTTCCGGGCATGTGCGCCGCGATGACGCCGCTGCCGGTCTTCGGCGTTCCGGTGCAGTCGAAGGCTCTTTCGGGCCAGGACAGCCTGCTCTCGATCGTCCAGATGCCGGCAGGCATTCCGGTTGGTACGCTCGCGATCGGCAAGGCGGGGGCGGTGAATGCCGCCCTGCTCGCCGCCGCCGTTCTCGCTCTCAGCGATGAGGATCTCGCCGACCGCCTCGACGACTGGCGTGAACAGCAGACCGTCTCGGTCGCCGAATATCCTGTGGATGAAGCATGA